CCGGCACCAATTCAGACAAAGGCTGCTCGGACAACACAAAGCCTCCGACGTGTTGCGACAAATGGCGCGGAAAACCCAAAATCGCGTGAACACAGCGCCATAAGCAGGCAATTAAGTGGCGCCTTTCAGGCACTTCAATGTCGCGCAAATAAATGCGGAACTGTGCCTCGTCCATTGAGGCCAACTCACGTTGGAAGGACTTGATTTCTGTCTCTGAAAATCCCAACGCTTTACCAACATCACGAACAGCAGAGCGCCATCGATAAGTTATGACGACAGCCGTCAGCGCCGCCTTGTGTCGCCCATATTTCTGATACAAATATTGAATCACTTCTTCTCGGCGCTCATGCTCAAAGTCGATATCGATGTCCGGGGGTTCATGGCGCGCTTCAGAAACAAATCGTTCAAACAGCACATCAATTCGCTTTGGATCCACAGAGGTAATGCCTAAACAAAAACAGACCACCGAGTTGGCGGCGGAGCCACGGCCTTGGCACAGAATGCGGCGCGTTCGAGCAAAGCGCACAATGTCATAGACGGTCAGAAAATAATGCGCAAAACCGAGCTCTCGGATAATCCGAAGCTCCTTCTCAATGCGTGCCTGGAGTTCGTCATCCCACCCCTCCGGCCAACGTTCACGCGCCCCCTGCCATGTCAGTTCCGCCAAGTATTCATTGGCTTCGCGACCGTGCGGGATGACTTCGGAAGGATACTGATAGCGTAACTCGTCAAGGGAAAAGTGACACAGATTGGCAATGGCAACGGTGGCGTCCAGCCACTCGTTCGGAAACCAGCGCTTAAGTTTATCTAGCGGCCATAAATGCCGAGCGGCATTGGCTGCGAGCCGATCACCCATTGTGGCCAGCGGTTGGCCTTCACGGATGGCCGCCAGTGTATGATGTACAAACAATTGCGAAGGCGCGTGCATCTCGGCTCCACAACTCGCCACGACAGCACACTCCAGTTGTGCTTGCCAATACAACACTGTGCGCCGCCGTACTTCATCACACCCATCCATCGCCCATTCGGCCACCACGGCAAATCGATAAAAATGAGCCGTCAAAGCACGCAATGGTTCTGCTTTTGGTCGACGCGCCAG
This portion of the Gammaproteobacteria bacterium genome encodes:
- a CDS encoding PHP domain-containing protein, with product MFAELHCLSHFTFLRGASSPECLVQTASQLGYHAIAVTDECSLAGIVRAHLVAQALDIQLIVGAEFSLVDCPGTWILLAPDRLAYRQLCQVISDARMRATKGSYRMDMALLQKASGCIALWRPELARRPKAEPLRALTAHFYRFAVVAEWAMDGCDEVRRRTVLYWQAQLECAVVASCGAEMHAPSQLFVHHTLAAIREGQPLATMGDRLAANAARHLWPLDKLKRWFPNEWLDATVAIANLCHFSLDELRYQYPSEVIPHGREANEYLAELTWQGARERWPEGWDDELQARIEKELRIIRELGFAHYFLTVYDIVRFARTRRILCQGRGSAANSVVCFCLGITSVDPKRIDVLFERFVSEARHEPPDIDIDFEHERREEVIQYLYQKYGRHKAALTAVVITYRWRSAVRDVGKALGFSETEIKSFQRELASMDEAQFRIYLRDIEVPERRHLIACLWRCVHAILGFPRHLSQHVGGFVLSEQPLSELVPVEPAAMEGRSVVQWDKDDLKALGIMKVDILALGMLTAIRK